From Drosophila virilis strain 15010-1051.87 chromosome X, Dvir_AGI_RSII-ME, whole genome shotgun sequence, the proteins below share one genomic window:
- the LOC138911053 gene encoding putative uncharacterized protein DDB_G0286901, which produces MRLLQEAAFNYEGGDSYGFGGGSNNNGCNNNSNNKDRKSSSNNSSNSSSNSSQNSNNCNINSSSSNRNSSNERNNSSISNNTCCYNSSNINRSNSNSRNNNINHSRISNNKNNSNSSNSSSNNSPNNNNCNINSSSSNERNNSSISNNTCYHNSSNINRSNINSSNSNINHSRISNNNKNNSNSSNSSSNNIQNNNNCNINSSSSSSKRNSSNGRNNSSISTNTCSYYSSNSNSSNINRSNINSSSSNNSNSSYNSNTCGYNSSNIKSNSNTSNCRNNICSNNDSSSSSSNNSTK; this is translated from the exons ATGCGGCTACTTCAGGAGGCAGCCTTCAACTATGAAGGAGGCGATAGCTATGGCTTTGGCGGAGG cagcaacaacaatggttgcaacaacaacagcaacaacaaggacagGAAAAGtagcagcaataacagcagcaacagcagtagcaATAGCAGtcaaaatagcaacaactgcaacatcaacagcagcagcagcaacaggaatAGCAGCAACGAGaggaacaacagcagcatcagtaACAACACCTGCtgctacaacagcagcaacatcaaccgcagcaacagtaacagcaggaacaacaacatcaaccaCAGCAgaatcagcaacaacaagaacaacagcaacagcagcaatagcagcagcaataacagtccaaataacaacaactgcaacatcaacagcagcagcagcaacgagaggaacaacagcagcatcagtaACAACACCTGCtaccacaacagcagcaacatcaaccgcagcaacatcaacagcagcaacagcaacatcaaccaCAGCAgaatcagcaacaacaacaagaacaacagcaacagcagcaatagcagcagcaataacattcaaaataacaacaactgcaacatcaacagcagcagcagcagcagcaaaaggaaTAGCAGCAACGGGaggaacaacagcagcatcagcaccaACACCTGCAGCtactacagcagcaacagcaacagcagcaacatcaaccgcagcaacatcaacagcagcagcagcaacaacagcaatagcagctacaacagcaacacctgtggctacaacagcagcaacatcaagaGCAACAGTAACACCAGCAATTGCCGCAACAACATCTGCAGCAAcaatgacagcagcagcagcagcagcaacaatagcacTAAATAG